The window GAGGCGAACAGGAATTACAAGGGGCTTTCCCTAAAGCACAAAGAAGAACGGCTGTTTCAAAATATGCTTTGGAACTCGGATCAGAAGGATTATTCAATGCTACTGGTTTACAAGTAAAACATAAGGATAAAATAAACAAACTAACATACAATACTGACAAGAACTTAGGGAAAAATAAATTTGTAGTACTTTTAATTATAATTTGGTAATTTACTTTTTTTCCTAACATTAAATCCATTTTAAACATTTGAAATTTATTTCAATAAATTAATTCCCAAAGATTATATCGATATGGCAGATCTTAAATAATTTCTACTGATTTTGATTTGACATGGTTAAAATGATCACCCTATATTTACCTGAAATGTACCTACGAATCGGATTTCTTTTCATCTTTTTAGTAAGTTTCCAATCCCCTCTTCTTCCTTGTGAACCATTTGACCCAGTTTCTCTCAAACCCACTGATGCATCCAGAGAAGATAAGGATTTTTTCTCCTTCAAACAAAAATTGGAAAAGGCAATCCAAGAAAAAAACATCAAGTTCATTGAATCAGTCATTGATCCACAAATCTCTTTTGATTTCTCTGAAGATGGTATGGGAAAATCCAATTTTCTAAAACATTGGAAACTAAAACAAAATCCGAAAAACCCCGAATTCTGGAACGAACTTTCCCAAACCGTCAATTTAGGTTTTACATTTAAAGATCAAATATGGTCGGCTCCATTTCTATTCAATCAAACACCAGAATCCATTGATCAATACTCATATTCACTCATCACAGGCAGTGTAGTGAATGTCCGTGACAAACCATCCACAAAAGGAAAAATACTCACACAACTTAGCTGGGAATTTGTAAAAAACGAATACGATGAGACAAATCCTAAACCAAGTTCGAAGGAACCATGTAACTTCAAAAAAGTTTGTATTTCGGACGGACAAATCGGATATATTTGCGAACAATATTTACGAAGCCCTCTAGGTTATAGAGTTGGATTTTCAAAGAAAAAGAACTCTTGGTCTATGATATTTTTTGTTGAAGGCGGAGACTAAAATATTTTTAAATTGCAAACAAAAGGCGGGATCTGATTCATTTCAATCACTAAGATCCCCGCTTTCACTAATCTATCATTCTAATCCAACTCTTTAAAATAACTCCTTCTCATTTTCATTTTCAGATTTTCACCTGTGATTCGTTAGCCGAACAAAAGACATTTCCGACAGATCTTAAACCACCAAATGAGCATCATAAATTAACAGTTCAAAATTAGAAGAATCTTTGTGTTAAATTTTGATTTCAATTCAGTGAAAAAGAAATTAAATTTTCAAAAATTAAAGTCATCTATATCCATCGCAAAGAATCACGGTAAATCATTCTAAAAATGATTTGGGTTGATTTTAAAATATAAATTTAAACTTTGTGATAAATTCTGCTATTTACAGACAATCAAATCTATGAATCAATTAACCGCATGGTCCAAATCAATCCAATTTATACTTGGGCTACAGAGCCAGGACGAATCCCTTTCCGATACCAAAGAAATCTTAATTCCAATCCGTAACGGTAGTTTACGAACAGATTGTTACATTCCAAAATCAAAATCTCTCGGGACGATTATTACAATCAATGGGTTGGCTCCTTTGGGGAACAGAGACCCCAGGTTTATCATTGTCAATAAAAGCCTACAAAAGATTGGTTATACGGTCGTTAGCCCTTTTTATGATGAAATTTGTGATTATAAAATCTCCCTTCGAAATATCGAAGATATCAAAGACTCAATTTTATTTATCTCAAAAC of the Leptospira kanakyensis genome contains:
- a CDS encoding SH3 domain-containing protein, whose translation is MITLYLPEMYLRIGFLFIFLVSFQSPLLPCEPFDPVSLKPTDASREDKDFFSFKQKLEKAIQEKNIKFIESVIDPQISFDFSEDGMGKSNFLKHWKLKQNPKNPEFWNELSQTVNLGFTFKDQIWSAPFLFNQTPESIDQYSYSLITGSVVNVRDKPSTKGKILTQLSWEFVKNEYDETNPKPSSKEPCNFKKVCISDGQIGYICEQYLRSPLGYRVGFSKKKNSWSMIFFVEGGD